A region from the uncultured Macellibacteroides sp. genome encodes:
- a CDS encoding PLP-dependent aminotransferase family protein codes for MINLPILRSRLNRSGEKAIYIQIADEIIGCIKKGILNAGETLPGTRLMAAGLNVNRNTVVQALDVLINEGWLISEERKKTYVSDKIHLSQTPDRNPGQIKTREVFGKGLLFFDDGLPDTQSTPMVELARAYRRIFSRKSRWQIMNLASEFGDEQFRETISNMLNQNRGMQTSASEVCITRGSQMALFLAAHCLLKRGDIVLVENPGYSPAWNTFKHAQADLIPVPVDNEGIDVDMIERIAKKQSVKAVYLTPHHQYPTTVTLSLPRRLQLIELSNRFGFTIIEDDYDNEYHFGQRPIMPVSSLEGIHNYIYIGTLSKLIAPTIRIGYIVSSQQFIAAVGELRKIIDLQGDAIMEQSILDLMQSGDIRRHQKRMLSHYQEKRDFFADLIDNCLNDKVTYKKPDGGLAFWIKPVKEVDLFKLKEKANSELLSFYTPDRFSFDKPVLGLRIGYASLSESNIEKGIHVLEKLL; via the coding sequence ATGATAAACCTACCTATTTTGAGATCCCGGTTAAACAGATCCGGCGAAAAAGCTATTTACATCCAGATTGCAGACGAGATAATCGGGTGTATAAAGAAAGGTATACTTAACGCAGGCGAAACACTACCGGGTACCCGACTGATGGCAGCAGGGCTGAATGTAAACCGGAATACAGTTGTTCAGGCATTGGATGTTTTAATTAATGAGGGCTGGCTTATCTCTGAAGAACGGAAAAAAACATATGTTTCTGATAAAATACATCTATCTCAAACCCCGGACAGGAACCCCGGACAGATCAAAACGAGAGAGGTTTTCGGTAAAGGACTGCTCTTTTTTGATGATGGTTTGCCGGATACCCAAAGTACCCCTATGGTCGAATTAGCCAGAGCGTATCGCCGTATTTTCAGTCGTAAGTCCCGGTGGCAAATTATGAATCTTGCAAGCGAGTTCGGAGATGAACAATTTAGAGAAACAATTTCTAATATGCTCAATCAGAATCGCGGCATGCAAACATCTGCTTCTGAGGTATGCATAACGCGCGGAAGTCAGATGGCCCTGTTTTTAGCGGCACATTGTCTACTTAAAAGAGGCGACATCGTTTTAGTGGAAAATCCCGGATACAGCCCTGCCTGGAATACATTTAAGCATGCACAAGCAGATCTGATTCCTGTACCAGTCGATAACGAGGGCATAGATGTTGATATGATCGAACGAATCGCAAAAAAACAATCGGTTAAAGCGGTTTATTTAACGCCGCATCACCAATATCCTACAACTGTAACACTAAGTTTGCCGCGGCGGCTACAACTAATCGAATTGTCAAACCGATTTGGGTTTACGATTATTGAAGACGATTACGACAATGAATATCATTTTGGTCAGCGTCCCATTATGCCCGTATCTTCGCTCGAAGGGATACATAATTATATATATATTGGGACTTTAAGTAAATTAATAGCACCCACCATCCGAATCGGTTACATTGTAAGTTCACAGCAATTTATTGCAGCAGTCGGGGAATTGAGAAAAATTATAGATTTACAGGGCGATGCAATTATGGAGCAATCAATATTGGATTTGATGCAATCCGGAGATATTCGCAGACATCAAAAACGTATGTTAAGTCATTATCAGGAGAAAAGAGATTTCTTTGCAGATCTTATTGATAACTGCCTGAATGACAAAGTAACCTACAAAAAACCAGACGGTGGACTAGCGTTTTGGATAAAACCAGTGAAAGAGGTTGATTTATTCAAATTAAAAGAAAAAGCAAATTCAGAATTGCTGAGCTTCTACACTCCAGACCGATTTAGTTTTGACAAACCCGTTTTGGGATTACGAATTGGATATGCTTCATTATCTGAATCAAATATAGAAAAAGGGATACATGTTTTAGAAAAGTTGTTATAA
- a CDS encoding pyridoxamine 5'-phosphate oxidase family protein yields the protein MNMQGRMKQHQLLKEEINEILSCAQVGRIATQNENGYPYIVPVHFVHMEDKLYVHGLIKGQKISNLLRNDKVGFEVDEMSAIIPDYENACDTNTAYRSVIILGTARMVDDPVFKNEILSSIVAKYTPQLSHMSFPEKMMKATGIIEIQIIECSGKYYK from the coding sequence ATGAATATGCAAGGAAGAATGAAACAACATCAGTTGTTAAAAGAAGAAATCAATGAAATATTATCATGTGCCCAAGTAGGACGTATCGCAACTCAAAATGAGAACGGATACCCCTATATTGTCCCCGTACATTTTGTCCATATGGAAGATAAGCTGTATGTACACGGTTTAATAAAGGGACAAAAAATTTCAAATCTGCTTCGAAATGATAAAGTGGGATTTGAAGTGGATGAGATGAGTGCGATTATTCCTGATTATGAAAATGCCTGTGATACAAACACGGCTTACAGAAGTGTTATTATTCTGGGTACCGCCCGGATGGTAGATGATCCTGTTTTTAAAAATGAGATTTTAAGCTCAATTGTTGCAAAATATACTCCACAACTTTCCCATATGAGTTTCCCGGAAAAAATGATGAAAGCAACAGGGATAATAGAAATACAGATTATTGAATGTTCCGGAAAATACTATAAATAG
- a CDS encoding LuxR C-terminal-related transcriptional regulator, giving the protein MNKENQKIWDKHQEYIELLSKVNNSCVFVAELCVSYWFLSDNFQIFGYDPKIIRSPDITSGYLETRIHPDDLIVLGKTQRKLMEYIKTITIDKRKDYKHIYECRAKNAEGNYIRFIVQQQILELDENGNPWLLFGVFDISPNTSPLEHAKVRVINYKTGEIVPFSIVERESDIKLSDREKEILKMASVGMLSKEISDKLFISIHTVNKHRQNIMQKMNTNNVIEAINYARKLGLLD; this is encoded by the coding sequence ATGAATAAAGAGAATCAGAAAATTTGGGATAAACATCAAGAATATATAGAACTATTGTCTAAAGTAAACAATAGTTGTGTGTTTGTAGCGGAACTATGCGTGAGTTATTGGTTTTTATCTGACAATTTCCAAATTTTCGGATATGACCCTAAGATAATACGCTCGCCTGATATTACCTCTGGGTATTTGGAAACTCGAATCCATCCAGATGACCTGATTGTTCTTGGCAAAACACAACGTAAATTGATGGAATATATTAAGACCATAACTATCGATAAAAGGAAGGATTACAAACATATTTATGAGTGTCGGGCAAAAAATGCAGAAGGAAATTATATTCGTTTTATTGTTCAACAACAGATATTAGAACTTGATGAAAATGGTAATCCATGGCTCCTATTTGGTGTTTTCGATATATCTCCAAATACGTCACCCTTGGAACATGCAAAAGTGCGCGTTATAAATTACAAAACAGGGGAAATTGTCCCATTCTCTATTGTTGAACGGGAAAGTGATATTAAACTGTCGGATAGAGAAAAGGAAATACTCAAAATGGCTAGCGTGGGAATGCTAAGCAAAGAGATATCAGATAAATTATTTATAAGTATTCATACAGTTAATAAACATCGACAGAATATAATGCAAAAAATGAATACCAATAATGTAATTGAAGCTATTAATTACGCAAGAAAACTGGGTCTATTGGATTAA